One Owenweeksia hongkongensis DSM 17368 genomic region harbors:
- a CDS encoding zinc-dependent peptidase, with translation MEEYTLADWIPFLVLMVASAVYLSRSALGLSSRRKRHNYRPLEEEYKRELEEHFLYYQNLSSTNKRKFETRVQAFIDGNDFIPRSYTHVNAEMKALIAGSAVQLTFGFEHLNLEHFRKILIYKDDYYSTITRKYHQGEVNTRGLIVLSWKNFVEGYEKHDDGRNLGLHEMAHALRLENSIYNDEYEFIDNAHIAKFERMAEAEMKEIAAGNDVFFRKYAAANRHEFFAVAVENFFERSEGFKEYHPELYHTMSLLLKQDPIRLFKGYNSVPF, from the coding sequence TTGGAAGAATACACTTTAGCAGATTGGATTCCTTTTTTGGTGCTGATGGTGGCATCGGCTGTGTACTTGAGTAGGTCAGCATTGGGTTTGAGTTCAAGACGGAAGCGACACAATTATAGACCTTTAGAAGAGGAGTACAAGAGGGAGTTGGAAGAGCACTTTTTGTATTATCAAAACCTCAGTTCAACCAATAAAAGAAAGTTCGAAACCCGGGTTCAGGCATTTATTGATGGTAATGATTTTATCCCCAGAAGTTACACACATGTAAATGCTGAAATGAAGGCGTTGATAGCGGGTTCAGCCGTGCAACTCACTTTTGGTTTTGAACATCTCAACTTAGAGCATTTCCGCAAAATCCTTATTTACAAAGACGACTATTATTCTACGATTACTCGCAAGTATCACCAAGGAGAAGTGAATACTCGTGGATTGATTGTTCTATCATGGAAAAACTTTGTGGAAGGCTATGAAAAGCATGATGATGGTCGGAACCTTGGTTTGCATGAAATGGCGCATGCTCTTCGGTTGGAAAATTCCATTTATAATGATGAGTATGAATTTATAGATAACGCTCATATAGCAAAGTTTGAACGTATGGCGGAAGCCGAAATGAAAGAGATAGCTGCAGGCAATGATGTTTTTTTTAGGAAATATGCCGCAGCCAATAGGCATGAATTTTTTGCAGTAGCTGTTGAGAATTTCTTTGAACGATCCGAAGGTTTTAAGGAGTACCACCCTGAGCTTTACCACACTATGAGTTTATTGCTAAAGCAAGATCCAATT